A genomic window from Cyprinus carpio isolate SPL01 chromosome A2, ASM1834038v1, whole genome shotgun sequence includes:
- the LOC109054719 gene encoding uncharacterized protein LOC109054719, with protein MNMLRFILDCLRPARARAAAATRDTELEAQVNTSEDNEIKGLQDEVHMERETLQTVKALRRNTQETVEMLEERKTELKEELEMIYDLQKQEREVLQSLQEEQQELEQTVQQYDVELCAAAEDLLHLRREVAYTKAHAENLHLRITPLQDLFEEIIQVKKKLAELVAGLITAESSVVEMTEEAPGVVLSQELERHVDVVESECDHVLSEKITSKPEGEEVNDVERENTVEQLDKMQCSMENLKSSGSSSFTEITLTEVKEEDVMFRSTTPQSDSSDMEKEDFEIIQPSQATNRQFDFFHPNPFTDGDVFGDDHFPKVDVTEQLPRDPFKGTDPFASDALLVNMSEEKHCQEDFIPAENSLPETVHYPLQSVVKDYGTFNAPINRQQSSGQHDSGVSMSTESRSLKSGSDVDSECGTNATPDQNCDAVKPDLSVEAASPQFDEEWVHESDSSHSSTVFNSIDADSNVFAKEEEDRVDVQTESALIKRADSLCGLQSIIAGSYTGFPLSPCDPDLLPGHFQKTFEHHFTTSEQNDANAKELGNAESLSPDNSPGPLCEQLHDINSSPTSSPSISPSQPSALDEYDYKYGDMFFFTVRLDPGSPELHNQSPACPEPKDESHGQMHWKDASLSPEFNDIDEFECSSPKLEDAEEHNQITNDQNTVELEIVTSSDPPKHDEILVPDCEKVVLDIPSLTFEDSNACQSVLDSEWNDQWTPNPDVAEPVPDSSILDTESNLPNSTSQDLSCLFSNTETSATDPFYAHEQLSPEFIRSQHKPSSSEGLVMSKLELQYFDPFSPIPAEPVEGISDLEEINPVNSFCHEAPRLDSGYHEVGTPTPFSPEPVDKTKFSIDLQGPGLEARKQSDSEIHVPDPFSPESVDTGIFDSETENCESGFMFTTCQLLSPQPLYTDLNNLEEKQISMSCDVLSDHLSDGYPFGSCPSNEESYAYSSEEKLIEPIREGSDASRESKPSSIVSNASGSSQAFHCGSVWGTSETSFPNPEVLDPMKNNIFDFNATDVGLFVSDVSQQAEENTHGAGKVLKNSDLTEIDYFCSELSKMVSSSSSDFVQQSVAEMLFGADPNTSSFYPWDFEKPQHSC; from the exons GGTCTGCAGGATGAGGTGCACATGGAACGGGAGACTCTTCAGACGGTCAAGGCTTTGCGCCGTAACACGCAGGAGACCGTGGAGATGCTGGAAGAGAGGAAGACAGAGCTGAAGGAAGAACTGGAGATGATCTATGACCTCCAGAAACAGGAGAGGGAAGTG ctgCAGTCGCTGCAGGAGGAGCAGCAGGAGCTGGAGCAGACCGTGCAGCAGTACGATGTGGAGCTGTGTGCCGCGGCTGAAGATCTCCTGCACCTCCGGCGGGAAGTGGCTTACACCAAAGCACACGCAGAAAACCTGCATCTACGCATCACTCCGCTGCAGGACTTATTCGAGGAGATTATACAG GTTAAAAAGAAGCTTGCTGAGCTGGTCGCTGGCCTTATAACTGCTGAAAGTTCAGTGGTTGAGATGACAGAAGAAGCTCCTGGTGTCGTTTTGAGCCAGGAGTTGGAAAGACATGTGGATGTTGTAGAAAGCGAGTGTGATCATGTCCTCAGTGAGAAGATCACGTCCAAACCGGAAGGAGAGGAAGTGAATGACGTTGAGCGGGAGAACACTGTAGAGCAGCTTGATAAAATGCAGTGTTCAATGGAGAACTTG AAGAGCAGTGGCTCGTCATCTTTCACTGAGATCACACTGACAGAGGTCAAAGAGGAGGATGTTATGTTCAGATCAACCACTCCACAA TCTGACTCTTCTGACATGGAGAAGGAAGACTTTGAGATCATTCAACCCAGTCAGGCGACAAACAGACAGTTTGACTTCTTCCATCCGAACCCCTTCACTGATG GTGATGTATTTGGAGATGACCATTTTCCAAAGGTTGATGTGACAG AGCAATTACCCAGGGACCCGTTTAAAGGCACAGACCCTTTTGCTTCTGACGCTCTCTTGGTTAACATGTCAGAAGAGAAGCATTGTCAGGAGGACTTCATCCCTGCAGAGAACAGTCTTCCAGAAACTGTACACTACCCTCTCCAATCTGTTGTTAAAGACTACGGTACCTTTAACGCTCCCATCAACAGGCAGCAGTCCTCTGGACAGCATGATAGTGGTGTGTCCATGTCCACTGAAAGCAGGAGTCTCAAATCTGGCAGCGATGTAGATTCTGAGTGTGGGACAAACGCCACACCAGACCAAAATTGTGATGCTGTGAAACCAGATCTATCAGTTGAAGCTGCTAGTCCTCAGTTCGATGAAGAATGGGTCCATGAATCAGACTCGAGTCACAGTTCTACAGTGTTTAATTCCATCGATGCCGATTCCAATGTATTCGCTAAAGAGGAGGAGGACAGGGTTGATGTTCAGACTGAATCCGCTTTAATTAAAAGAGCTGACTCACTGTGTGGTCTACAGAGCATCATTGCAGGGTCTTATACTGGGTTTCCTCTAAGTCCTTGTGACCCTGATCTGCTCCCAGGCCATTTCCAGAAGACCTTTGAACATCATTTTACCACTTCTGAACAAAATGATGCGAATGCCAAAGAACTCGGAAATGCTGAGAGTTTATCTCCAGATAACAGTCCAGGTCCTCTGTGTGAACAGCTGCATGATATAAATAGTAGTCCCACTAGCTCTCCTTCCATTTCTCCTTCTCAACCTTCTGCTTTAGACGAATACGACTACAAATATGGAGATATGTTCTTCTTCACTGTGAGATTAGATCCTGGTAGCCCTGAACTACATAATCAAAGTCCGGCTTGTCCTGAGCCCAAAGACGAGTCCCACGGCCAAATGCATTGGAAGGACGCCTCTTTGAGCCCTGAATTCAATGATATAGATGAATTTGAATGTTCCAGTCCAAAGCTTGAAGACGCAGAAGAACACAACCAGATCACCAATGACCAGAACACAGTGGAGCTGGAGATCGTGACAAGCAGTGATCCTCCTAAACATGATGAAATATTAGTGCCTGATTGTGAAAAGGTGGTTTTAGATATTCCAAGTCTTACATTTGAGGATTCGAATGCTTGCCAAAGTGTGCTTGATTCAGAGTGGAATGACCAATGGACGCCAAATCCAGATGTAGCTGAACCTGTTCCTGATTCATCCATCCTGGACACAGAAAGCAATCTGCCTAATTCTACATCTCAAGACCTCTCTTGTCTGTTCAGTAACACAGAAACATCAGCTACTGATCCGTTTTATGCCCATGAGCAACTCAGCCCTGAATTCATTCGTTCACAACACAAACCATCATCCTCTGAAGGCTTGGTCATGAGTAAACTTGAACTCCAGTATTTTGACCCGTTTAGTCCCATACCTGCTGAGCCGGTCGAAGGCATATCTGATTTAGAAGAAATTAACCCTGTTAACTCTTTTTGTCATGAAGCTCCAAGACTAGATTCCGGTTATCATGAAGTTGGTACTCCTACTCCTTTTAGTCCAGAACCTGTTGACAAAACCAAATTTAGCATTGATCTTCAAGGCCCAGGTTTGGAAGCCAGAAAGCAGAGCGATTCTGAAATCCACGTCCCTGATCCATTTAGCCCCGAATCCGTCGATACAGGGATATTTGACTCGGAAACAGAAAACTGTGAGtctggttttatgtttacgaCGTGTCAACTCTTAAGTCCTCAACCACTTTACACAGATTTAAATAATCTGGAGGAGAAGCAGATATCCATGTCCTGTGACGTGTTAAGTGATCATCTCAGTGATGGTTACCCCTTTGGTTCTTGCCCATCTAATGAAGAGAGCTATGCTTACAGTAGTGAAGAAAAACTCATTGAACCAATCCGAGAAGGATCTGATGCTTCACGAGAATCCAAACCTAGCTCTATAGTGTCAAATGCTAGTGGTTCTTCTCAAGCATTTCACTGTGGTTCTGTGTGGGGAACCTCTGAAACGAGCTTCCCCAACCCCGAAGTGCTCGACccaatgaaaaacaacatttttgattttaatgcaaCGGATGTTGGCTTGTTTGTGTCCGATGTAAGCCAACAAGCTGAAGAGAATACACATGGTGCTGGAAAAGTACTGAAAAACTCCGACCTGACTGAAATTGACTATTTCTGTTCTGAGCTCAGTAAAATGGTATCCTCAAGTTCATCTGATTTTGTTCAACAGAGTGTTGCTGAGATGTTATTCGGCGCTGATCCAAACACCTCAAGCTTTTACCCCTGGGATTTTGAAAAGCCTCAACACAGTTGTTAG